The Flavobacterium commune genome contains a region encoding:
- a CDS encoding YdeI/OmpD-associated family protein, translating into MEKPLISKEYLLEKFPGKGGWTYAAIPEILQDKKTPFGWVKVRGSIDDYELKNYKLMPMGNGKLFLPLKAAVRKKIGKQAGDYVKVILYKDENPLEIPNELELCLKDEPLAYETFINLKEGEQKAFIDWIYSAKKDETKVERIANTINKVIKGEKLHP; encoded by the coding sequence ATGGAAAAACCTTTAATCAGTAAAGAATATCTTTTAGAAAAATTCCCGGGAAAAGGAGGTTGGACATACGCAGCAATTCCAGAAATACTACAAGATAAAAAAACTCCTTTTGGTTGGGTAAAAGTTCGTGGAAGTATTGACGATTACGAATTAAAAAATTACAAACTCATGCCCATGGGAAACGGAAAATTATTTCTTCCGCTAAAAGCTGCAGTTCGAAAAAAAATAGGAAAACAAGCCGGAGATTATGTAAAAGTGATTTTATACAAAGACGAAAATCCTTTGGAAATTCCAAATGAACTAGAACTCTGCCTCAAAGATGAACCATTGGCTTATGAAACTTTTATCAACTTAAAAGAAGGTGAACAAAAAGCATTTATTGATTGGATTTATTCGGCAAAAAAGGATGAAACCAAAGTAGAACGAATAGCAAATACTATAAACAAAGTGATAAAAGGAGAAAAATTACACCCCTAA
- a CDS encoding carboxypeptidase-like regulatory domain-containing protein: MKKLAVILLITIVQFSFSQSRKVINGSVFSQNLLIPDAEIINLSTERSTTTNANGEFSIAAKINDSILIFHKDYELKGIKISSDDLNTTKIKIEITRKAEELKEVVVHQVNIDWKLDKKWEKEKNHEIAMEKKAKALKNSGVYNGTIENGMDFVKIGKMIFGDLFKGKKEKAENPEAFKEIAAANFDQKFYTETLQLKKEEMEAFLTFCNFDPESKKMLSKNSNNLELMDFLYKKSVEFKKINAPE, from the coding sequence ATGAAAAAACTAGCTGTCATTTTATTGATTACGATTGTTCAATTTAGTTTTTCACAATCCAGAAAAGTAATCAATGGTAGTGTTTTCTCTCAAAATCTACTCATCCCAGACGCTGAAATCATCAACCTTTCTACAGAACGAAGCACAACTACCAATGCTAATGGTGAATTCTCAATTGCTGCAAAAATCAACGATAGCATCCTGATTTTCCATAAAGATTATGAATTGAAAGGGATCAAAATAAGCTCCGATGATCTTAACACAACCAAAATTAAAATAGAAATTACACGAAAAGCAGAAGAACTTAAAGAAGTAGTGGTTCATCAGGTTAATATTGATTGGAAATTGGATAAAAAATGGGAGAAAGAAAAAAATCATGAAATTGCCATGGAAAAAAAAGCCAAAGCTTTAAAAAATTCGGGCGTATATAATGGAACGATTGAAAACGGAATGGATTTTGTCAAAATAGGAAAAATGATTTTTGGTGACCTATTCAAAGGAAAAAAAGAAAAAGCCGAGAATCCTGAAGCATTCAAAGAAATTGCTGCGGCTAACTTTGATCAAAAGTTCTATACCGAAACTTTACAATTAAAAAAAGAAGAAATGGAAGCCTTCCTTACTTTTTGCAATTTTGATCCCGAATCCAAAAAAATGTTATCCAAAAATTCGAACAATCTTGAATTAATGGATTTTTTATACAAAAAAAGCGTTGAATTCAAGAAAATCAACGCTCCGGAATAA
- a CDS encoding sensor histidine kinase codes for MLKNTLLKKLRLDNVFIPLLVVALSCTLLIASNYLTIKILSASRAYINGESHYSKGQKDATRHLTTYLLTSDSNEWQSFQRELSVPKGDKIARLGLINNAPIETIEAGLRAGRNNSEDFDDLIWLFKNFRSVSFFAEAIKEWENADLSIEKLAILGQNVNQKITAKSLTSADKENILKKINTLSIELNQNEKAFSEKLSSGSRSIKNLLLLINIFFSLIIIGSVSIYYWVIVTKLKRSKTETEETNKSLTIVNKELDQFVYSASHDLRSPISSLKGLIEIMNTENNVTQLRAYLALMNQNLDKQDQFIKDIIEYSRNKKTKLAIKKVSLIQTIEEAINQNQFRQETKKISINKTLNIDNIDSDELKLKIIINNLLTNAIKYSDSGKENCYITINTYADDQGNKIVISDNGIGIKPEYQNKIFDMFFVTNNNNKGTGLGLYLVKDAIKTLNGTIEITSKINIGTKFTINLPKKYDQLIS; via the coding sequence ATGCTTAAAAATACTCTTCTCAAAAAACTTAGATTAGACAATGTTTTTATTCCATTGCTGGTAGTAGCTCTGTCATGTACCCTTTTAATAGCAAGCAATTATCTAACTATAAAAATTTTATCGGCATCGAGAGCGTACATCAATGGTGAATCTCATTATTCAAAAGGACAAAAAGATGCAACCCGTCATTTAACGACCTATCTTTTAACCAGTGACAGTAACGAATGGCAGTCATTTCAAAGAGAATTAAGTGTTCCTAAAGGAGATAAAATTGCTCGTTTAGGTTTGATTAACAATGCTCCTATTGAAACAATCGAAGCCGGACTTAGAGCCGGAAGAAATAACTCCGAGGATTTTGATGATTTAATATGGCTTTTTAAGAACTTTAGATCCGTTTCTTTTTTTGCAGAAGCAATAAAAGAATGGGAAAATGCCGATCTATCAATTGAGAAATTAGCTATTCTGGGACAAAATGTAAATCAGAAAATAACAGCTAAAAGTCTAACTAGTGCCGACAAAGAAAATATCCTAAAAAAAATCAACACATTAAGTATAGAGCTCAACCAAAACGAAAAAGCATTTTCTGAAAAATTGAGTTCGGGATCGCGTTCGATTAAAAATCTTCTTTTACTGATTAATATTTTCTTTTCATTAATTATCATAGGAAGTGTCAGTATTTATTATTGGGTAATCGTCACTAAACTAAAACGATCTAAGACAGAAACCGAAGAAACCAACAAGAGTTTAACGATAGTCAACAAAGAATTAGACCAATTTGTTTACAGTGCGTCTCATGATTTAAGATCACCTATTTCTTCTTTAAAAGGATTAATTGAAATCATGAACACCGAAAATAACGTGACCCAATTAAGGGCTTATTTGGCACTAATGAATCAAAATCTGGATAAACAAGATCAATTTATAAAAGACATTATTGAGTATTCCAGAAATAAAAAAACAAAACTTGCTATCAAAAAAGTGAGCCTGATTCAAACAATAGAAGAAGCAATCAATCAAAACCAATTCAGACAGGAAACCAAAAAAATCAGCATTAACAAAACTCTGAATATTGACAATATTGACAGTGATGAATTAAAACTAAAAATCATCATCAATAATTTACTGACCAATGCCATCAAATATTCGGATTCGGGAAAAGAAAATTGCTACATTACCATCAATACCTATGCAGACGATCAGGGGAATAAAATTGTCATTTCGGATAATGGTATTGGTATAAAACCGGAATATCAAAACAAAATATTCGATATGTTTTTTGTAACCAATAACAACAACAAAGGCACCGGTTTAGGTCTTTATTTGGTAAAAGATGCTATTAAAACACTAAACGGAACCATCGAAATTACATCAAAAATCAACATTGGAACAAAATTCACCATCAATTTACCCAAAAAATACGACCAATTAATCTCCTGA
- a CDS encoding TspO/MBR family protein, with amino-acid sequence MNKITKIIVAVAICLGVGYSSSIVTSSAILDWYPTLVKPSFNPPNWVFAPVWSLLYVMMGVAAGLVWDRIAYESEIVQKALLFFIIQLGLNALWSYLFFGLHNPMLAGIEIILLWLLIYETYIQFAKINKIAAYLLIPYLAWVSFAAVLNASIWWLNR; translated from the coding sequence ATGAATAAGATTACTAAAATAATTGTTGCAGTTGCTATTTGTCTAGGCGTAGGATATTCTTCCAGTATTGTTACGAGTTCGGCAATTTTAGATTGGTATCCAACATTAGTGAAACCAAGTTTTAATCCGCCTAATTGGGTTTTTGCTCCTGTTTGGTCTCTGCTATACGTGATGATGGGAGTGGCTGCTGGACTGGTTTGGGACCGAATTGCTTACGAAAGTGAAATTGTTCAGAAAGCTTTGTTGTTTTTTATCATCCAGTTGGGATTGAATGCTTTGTGGTCCTACCTGTTTTTTGGATTGCACAACCCTATGTTAGCCGGGATTGAAATTATTCTTTTGTGGTTGCTAATTTATGAAACCTATATTCAATTTGCTAAAATCAATAAAATAGCTGCTTATTTGTTGATTCCATATTTGGCTTGGGTGAGTTTTGCTGCTGTGTTGAATGCCAGTATTTGGTGGTTGAACAGATAG
- a CDS encoding RagB/SusD family nutrient uptake outer membrane protein codes for MALLFSFGSCQDYLDVQPEDKLVGDQLYRDVYDADAAVIGIYGKFMALAEKHVILNEMRADLMTTTRNSNPYLEQLSEHNVTEENPYISPKQFYEVIQNCNDALKNFDIMLADKKFTQSQYEQRYADIACIRSWVYLQLGIHFGSVPYITEPIETLEDVKNINKYPRIPFDQLLDQLVTFTEALTYKNIYDGQSSLLVTVDGYDTRKFFINKECLLGDLQLWKGNYQLAAAHYKNVMEETPAGGVQTVDNYRVKFAEVITNEDLAVGYLRNFETDATTLVDSNTKGWRSIFGRTRDVLWNSEWIWSLPFESSFAPANPFIAFFSKTSGDYLAKPSQRAIDLWNSNNQVFGSVFGYPYDARGPKFTYRMVAGDPVIMKYIYKFEGAADQFKRNGDWFLYRAAKLHLRYAEAANRDNQQKIAYALLNQGIKAAYSPSGTIPTDVTDIQQTKEPFPYDFDARQGDFPNYRAPWHRNTGVRGRARLESVGAIGDDVITTENNIINEAALELAYEGNRWEDLVRIARRRNDPSFLADKIYDKLSKDGNAKADEVRAKLMNPSNWYLPFKW; via the coding sequence ATGGCACTATTATTTAGTTTTGGCTCATGCCAGGACTATCTGGATGTACAACCTGAAGATAAGCTTGTAGGTGATCAATTATATCGTGATGTTTACGATGCTGATGCTGCCGTAATAGGTATTTATGGTAAGTTTATGGCTCTTGCGGAAAAACACGTTATTCTGAATGAGATGCGTGCCGATTTGATGACTACTACCAGGAATTCAAATCCTTATTTAGAGCAATTATCAGAGCATAATGTTACAGAAGAAAACCCATACATTAGTCCTAAACAATTTTATGAAGTAATTCAAAATTGTAATGATGCCTTAAAGAATTTTGACATCATGTTAGCCGATAAGAAATTTACACAATCACAATATGAACAGCGTTATGCTGATATCGCTTGTATTCGTTCCTGGGTTTATTTACAATTAGGGATTCATTTTGGTAGTGTGCCTTATATTACAGAACCAATTGAAACACTTGAGGACGTTAAAAACATCAATAAATATCCAAGAATTCCTTTTGATCAGCTTTTAGATCAATTGGTCACTTTTACAGAAGCTTTAACTTATAAAAATATTTATGATGGACAAAGTAGTTTGTTGGTAACAGTGGATGGTTATGATACCAGAAAATTCTTTATTAATAAGGAATGTTTATTGGGTGATTTGCAGTTATGGAAAGGGAATTATCAGTTGGCTGCTGCTCATTACAAAAATGTGATGGAAGAAACGCCGGCTGGTGGTGTACAAACCGTAGATAATTACCGTGTAAAATTTGCAGAGGTTATTACTAATGAGGATTTGGCTGTGGGTTATTTAAGAAATTTTGAGACAGATGCAACCACCTTGGTAGATAGTAATACTAAAGGATGGCGTTCTATTTTTGGAAGAACCAGAGATGTCTTGTGGAATTCAGAGTGGATTTGGTCATTGCCTTTTGAGAGTAGTTTTGCTCCTGCAAATCCATTTATTGCTTTCTTTTCTAAAACATCAGGAGATTATTTAGCCAAACCATCTCAACGTGCAATTGATTTATGGAATTCTAATAATCAGGTTTTTGGTTCTGTATTTGGTTATCCTTATGATGCACGTGGTCCAAAGTTTACTTATAGAATGGTAGCTGGAGATCCTGTAATTATGAAGTATATCTATAAATTTGAAGGAGCTGCAGATCAGTTTAAAAGAAACGGAGATTGGTTTTTGTATCGTGCGGCTAAGTTGCATTTGCGTTATGCTGAAGCGGCAAATAGAGATAATCAGCAAAAAATTGCTTATGCTCTTTTAAATCAAGGGATTAAGGCAGCTTATAGTCCTTCAGGTACTATTCCTACAGATGTGACTGATATACAGCAGACTAAAGAGCCCTTTCCGTATGATTTTGATGCTCGACAAGGAGATTTTCCTAACTACAGAGCACCTTGGCATCGTAATACAGGGGTGAGAGGACGTGCTAGATTAGAGTCGGTTGGTGCAATTGGTGATGATGTAATTACTACTGAGAATAATATTATTAATGAGGCTGCTTTAGAGCTAGCTTACGAAGGAAACCGTTGGGAAGATTTAGTGCGTATTGCCAGACGAAGAAATGATCCTTCCTTCTTGGCCGATAAAATCTATGATAAATTGAGCAAAGACGGAAATGCTAAAGCAGACGAAGTGAGAGCTAAATTAATGAATCCTAGTAATTGGTACCTGCCATTTAAATGGTAA
- a CDS encoding type II toxin-antitoxin system RelE/ParE family toxin encodes MKREVVITPRAKMEVEEIFNYLETKWNNEVKRKFSNKINSTIQLIVENPELFPISSINKKIRKVVISKQTSLFYHYNIKHIVIVSVFDTRQNPNKLKDLK; translated from the coding sequence ATGAAAAGGGAGGTTGTAATTACTCCTAGAGCTAAAATGGAAGTTGAAGAAATTTTTAACTACTTGGAAACAAAATGGAATAATGAAGTAAAAAGAAAATTTTCAAATAAGATTAATTCCACAATACAATTAATTGTTGAAAATCCAGAATTATTTCCAATTTCGAGCATAAATAAAAAAATTAGAAAAGTTGTTATTAGTAAACAAACCAGTTTGTTTTATCATTACAACATCAAACATATTGTTATTGTTTCTGTTTTTGACACCAGACAAAACCCAAATAAATTGAAAGACTTAAAATAA
- a CDS encoding diphosphomevalonate/mevalonate 3,5-bisphosphate decarboxylase family protein: protein MFTANDFIPTSYSESIESGNFQWSAPSNIALVKYWGKKANQIPANPSVSFTLNNCKTITKLAFAKKQNTDNFSFDLFFEGKPKEDFKPKIQKFFERIEIYLPFLKDYHFTIDTQNTFPHSSGIASSASGMAALAMNLMSLEKALNPAMTEDYFYQKASLLARLGSGSACRSVKGQVVTWGQQRNIKRSSDLYGVEFPYNIHENFKNYQDTILLVDKGEKQVSSTVGHDLMHNHPFAERRFAQAHENLDKLIVIFENGNLEEFIKIVESEALTLHAMMMTSMPYFILMKPNTLEIINKIWKFRNETQIPVCFTLDAGANVHVLYPNKDKESVLQFIKDELVGYCQNGQYLCDEIGTGAMQL, encoded by the coding sequence ATGTTTACAGCAAACGATTTTATTCCAACTTCCTATTCAGAATCTATAGAAAGTGGTAATTTTCAATGGAGCGCACCCAGCAATATTGCTTTGGTGAAATATTGGGGGAAAAAAGCGAATCAAATTCCAGCTAATCCTTCGGTGAGTTTTACGTTGAACAACTGTAAAACGATTACCAAATTGGCTTTCGCCAAAAAACAGAATACGGATAATTTCTCTTTCGATTTGTTTTTTGAAGGAAAACCAAAAGAAGATTTCAAGCCAAAAATCCAAAAATTCTTTGAAAGAATCGAAATTTATTTGCCGTTTTTGAAAGATTATCATTTTACAATAGATACTCAAAACACCTTTCCGCACAGTTCAGGAATTGCTTCTTCAGCATCAGGTATGGCAGCTTTAGCGATGAACTTAATGAGTCTGGAAAAAGCTTTGAACCCTGCAATGACTGAAGATTATTTTTATCAAAAAGCATCGCTATTAGCACGATTGGGTTCAGGAAGTGCCTGCCGAAGCGTAAAAGGTCAAGTGGTAACTTGGGGACAGCAAAGAAACATTAAAAGGAGTTCGGATTTATATGGCGTGGAATTTCCATATAACATTCACGAAAATTTCAAAAACTATCAAGATACTATTTTGCTGGTTGACAAAGGAGAAAAACAAGTTTCGAGTACTGTAGGTCACGACCTGATGCACAATCATCCTTTTGCCGAAAGACGATTTGCACAGGCACATGAAAATCTGGACAAATTAATTGTAATTTTTGAAAATGGTAATCTGGAAGAATTCATTAAAATAGTCGAAAGTGAAGCCCTGACTTTACACGCCATGATGATGACATCAATGCCTTATTTTATTTTAATGAAACCAAATACATTGGAAATTATCAATAAAATTTGGAAATTCAGAAATGAGACCCAAATACCGGTTTGTTTTACTCTTGATGCCGGTGCTAATGTGCATGTTTTATACCCAAATAAAGATAAAGAAAGCGTTTTGCAATTTATTAAGGACGAATTAGTTGGCTATTGTCAAAATGGGCAGTACCTTTGTGACGAAATTGGAACAGGTGCTATGCAATTGTAA
- a CDS encoding mevalonate kinase family protein — translation MKGPLFYSKILLFGEYGIIRDSKGLSIPYNFYNGALKKEENPSAEAIASNASLKRFANYLETLENEQTNLVSFDLKSLKNDIDTGMYFDSSIPQGYGVGSSGALVAAIYDKYANNKITILENLTREKLLQLKNIFSQMESFFHGKSSGLDPLNSYLSIPILINSKDHIEATGIPNQSFDGKGAVFLLDSGIIGETAPMINIFMENLKDKGFRAMLKNQFVKYTDACVENFLHGDMKSLFTNTKKLSKVVLNHFKPMIPEQFHEIWQKGIETNDYYLKLCGSGGGGYILGFTEDIERAKASLKDYKLEVVYQF, via the coding sequence ATGAAAGGACCTTTATTTTACTCAAAAATATTACTCTTTGGAGAATATGGAATTATTCGTGATTCTAAAGGATTGTCTATTCCTTATAATTTTTATAATGGTGCATTGAAAAAAGAAGAGAATCCTTCTGCCGAAGCCATTGCTTCTAACGCCAGTTTAAAACGTTTTGCTAATTATTTAGAAACCTTAGAAAACGAACAAACAAATTTAGTTTCTTTTGATTTAAAGTCTTTAAAAAATGATATTGATACTGGAATGTATTTTGATTCCAGTATTCCGCAAGGTTATGGTGTAGGAAGTAGCGGAGCGTTAGTTGCTGCTATTTACGATAAATATGCCAATAATAAAATCACTATTCTGGAAAATTTAACCCGTGAAAAATTATTGCAGTTAAAAAATATATTTTCTCAAATGGAGAGTTTTTTCCATGGAAAAAGCTCCGGATTAGATCCTTTAAACAGCTATTTGAGTATCCCGATTTTGATTAATTCAAAAGATCATATTGAAGCAACCGGAATCCCAAATCAAAGTTTTGACGGTAAAGGTGCGGTGTTCTTATTAGATTCAGGAATTATAGGCGAAACTGCTCCTATGATCAATATTTTCATGGAAAACTTAAAAGACAAAGGTTTCCGTGCAATGCTGAAAAATCAGTTTGTAAAATATACCGATGCCTGTGTGGAAAACTTTTTACACGGTGATATGAAATCCTTATTTACCAACACCAAAAAATTATCTAAAGTAGTTTTAAACCATTTTAAACCTATGATTCCGGAGCAATTTCATGAAATTTGGCAAAAAGGAATTGAAACAAATGATTACTATTTAAAACTTTGCGGTTCTGGCGGTGGCGGTTATATTCTTGGTTTTACTGAAGATATAGAACGTGCTAAAGCTTCATTGAAAGATTACAAATTAGAAGTGGTTTATCAATTCTAA
- a CDS encoding geranylgeranylglycerol-phosphate geranylgeranyltransferase, which yields MLSRKNKLLALKIISLFSVVRGYNIPIIILAQYLSAIFILAPEIRALDVLLDFSLFLIVFASTVTIASGYIINNFYDSRKDLINRPTKSMLDRLVSQSTKLKVYFSLNFIAALVAAYLSWRAFLFFSAYIFLIWFYSHKIKKIALIGNLMASILAVMPFFAILLYYYTKLPFYEIETYKSQFVVISAHATFLFLLLLIREMIKDLENIKGDLVDNYHTIPVLYGETTSKKIISFLSLLTLFPVYILIEIYDVGYMDIYFYSCLIILLFFLKYLWKSNTKAQFLLLHNVLKFLIVSGVFCIILINPSVLWHGKKLLLSF from the coding sequence ATGCTTAGTAGAAAAAACAAACTTTTAGCGTTAAAAATCATTAGTTTGTTCTCTGTGGTTAGAGGTTACAACATTCCCATCATTATCTTGGCACAATATTTATCTGCCATATTTATCTTGGCTCCTGAGATAAGAGCATTAGATGTTTTGCTGGATTTTAGTTTATTTCTCATTGTTTTTGCCTCCACAGTAACTATTGCTTCGGGTTATATTATCAATAATTTTTATGATAGTAGAAAAGATTTAATTAACCGTCCTACTAAGTCAATGCTCGATCGATTAGTCAGTCAAAGCACCAAACTTAAAGTATATTTTTCACTTAACTTTATAGCAGCATTAGTAGCAGCCTATCTATCATGGCGGGCTTTTTTATTTTTTTCAGCTTATATTTTCCTAATTTGGTTTTACTCTCACAAAATCAAAAAAATAGCTCTTATAGGCAATCTTATGGCATCCATCCTAGCAGTAATGCCTTTTTTTGCGATATTATTATATTATTACACTAAACTTCCTTTTTATGAAATAGAAACATACAAAAGTCAATTTGTGGTGATTTCAGCTCATGCTACTTTTTTATTTTTATTATTACTTATCAGGGAAATGATTAAGGATTTAGAGAACATCAAAGGCGATTTAGTCGATAACTACCATACCATCCCGGTTTTATATGGTGAAACAACTTCAAAAAAAATCATCAGTTTCCTGAGTCTTCTAACCTTATTCCCTGTTTATATTTTAATCGAAATTTACGATGTAGGCTACATGGATATTTATTTCTATTCCTGTCTCATTATCTTGCTGTTTTTCTTGAAATATTTATGGAAATCGAATACTAAAGCTCAATTCTTATTACTGCACAACGTACTTAAATTCCTGATTGTTTCAGGAGTTTTCTGTATTATTCTAATCAATCCAAGTGTTTTATGGCACGGAAAAAAGCTGTTGCTTTCTTTTTGA
- a CDS encoding pseudouridine synthase, producing the protein MNNKEGNNKRGGSRPNSSRPSSNKPTRGGAERSGAKPAMPKRAQGPKKVKPNTKAAEAPANKVEKKPNPTAKRPKAKDEIRLNKYISNSGVCSRRDADIYIQSGNVKVNGVPVTEMGYLVKPGDDVNFDGVKLTPEKKVYILLNKPKNFTTALDEGQEYRNVLELVKGSTTAKIAAVGRMDKNTTGLLLFTNDTDMIRKFTLPNQKSSKIYQVSLDKNLKFEDLEKINKGLVLDGHRVFVEEVSYIEGEAKSEIGLKLKTSNVKVVRAIFEHFEYDVLRIDRVAFAGLTKKNLPRGNWRLLTEQEIINLKNV; encoded by the coding sequence ATGAATAATAAGGAAGGCAACAATAAAAGAGGAGGTTCCAGACCTAATAGCTCCAGACCAAGTTCTAACAAGCCAACCCGAGGCGGAGCCGAGCGGAGCGGAGCTAAACCTGCAATGCCAAAAAGAGCGCAAGGCCCTAAAAAAGTAAAACCGAATACAAAAGCTGCTGAAGCTCCTGCAAATAAAGTTGAGAAAAAGCCAAATCCGACGGCTAAAAGACCAAAAGCAAAAGACGAAATTCGTTTGAATAAATACATTTCAAATTCAGGTGTCTGTTCTCGTCGTGATGCAGATATTTACATTCAATCAGGAAATGTAAAAGTAAACGGCGTTCCGGTTACCGAAATGGGTTATCTGGTAAAACCCGGTGATGATGTAAATTTTGACGGAGTAAAATTAACCCCGGAGAAAAAAGTGTACATTTTGCTTAACAAACCTAAAAACTTTACTACAGCTCTTGACGAAGGTCAGGAATACAGAAATGTATTGGAACTGGTAAAAGGCTCTACAACAGCTAAAATTGCAGCTGTAGGACGCATGGATAAAAATACCACTGGATTATTATTGTTCACCAATGATACCGACATGATTAGAAAATTTACCTTACCTAATCAAAAATCATCTAAAATATACCAGGTTTCTCTTGACAAAAACCTGAAATTTGAAGATTTAGAAAAAATCAACAAAGGATTAGTTTTAGACGGACACCGTGTTTTTGTTGAAGAAGTAAGCTACATTGAAGGAGAAGCAAAAAGCGAAATTGGATTGAAATTAAAAACTTCAAACGTAAAAGTAGTTCGCGCCATTTTTGAACATTTCGAATATGATGTATTGCGTATTGACCGTGTTGCTTTTGCAGGTTTGACTAAAAAGAACTTACCTAGAGGAAACTGGAGATTACTTACCGAACAGGAGATTATCAATCTGAAAAACGTTTAG